A genome region from Polyangia bacterium includes the following:
- a CDS encoding SpoVR family protein, whose amino-acid sequence MKTVARLPSYLADIQREIEAHGRAYGLDFWEVDFEILDYKRMQEVAAFGGFPVRYPHWRFGMEFEHLSKSHIYGFSKIYEMVINNNPAYAYLLEGNSLVDQKMVIAHVLGHVDFFKNNYFFSKTDRRMIDGMANHATRVRRHMERLGIDKVESFIDSCLCLENLIDPMSPFITRHAPERTEKEKKQDETPEIPRIRAKSYMDKFINPPSYIEEQRKKIERERDKPKKHPEEPERDVLLFLLQNAPLDTWERDILEIVRDEAYYFAPQRQTKVLNEGWAAYWHSKIMTERALKASEIIDYADHNAGVLATAPGQWNPYKVGIELLRHVEERWDKGRFGREWNECQSLDERRTWDLRLGLGRRKIFEVRKLYNDVTFIDEFFTMDFCQQHKFFSFSMNERSGNYEIDSREFQKIKNKILFQLTNFGDPFILVEDANHDNRGELLLRHRHEGIDLDVEHARATLAAMGRVWRRPVNLLTVVEGKIKMLRFDGKEHTDKTL is encoded by the coding sequence TCCAGCGTGAGATCGAAGCGCACGGCCGCGCCTACGGGCTGGATTTCTGGGAGGTCGATTTCGAGATCCTGGACTACAAGCGCATGCAGGAGGTGGCGGCGTTCGGCGGCTTTCCGGTGCGCTATCCGCACTGGCGGTTCGGGATGGAGTTCGAGCACCTGTCGAAGAGCCATATCTACGGCTTCTCGAAAATCTACGAGATGGTCATCAACAACAACCCGGCGTACGCCTATCTGCTGGAAGGCAACTCGCTGGTTGATCAGAAGATGGTGATCGCCCACGTGCTGGGGCACGTCGACTTCTTCAAGAACAACTATTTCTTCTCCAAGACCGACCGCCGGATGATCGACGGCATGGCCAACCACGCCACCCGCGTGCGCCGGCACATGGAACGGCTGGGCATCGACAAGGTCGAGAGCTTCATCGATTCGTGCTTGTGCCTGGAAAACCTGATCGATCCGATGTCGCCGTTCATCACGCGGCACGCCCCCGAGCGCACCGAGAAGGAAAAGAAGCAGGACGAGACGCCGGAGATCCCGCGCATCCGCGCCAAGTCGTACATGGACAAGTTCATCAACCCGCCCTCTTACATCGAAGAGCAACGAAAGAAGATCGAGCGCGAGCGGGACAAACCGAAGAAGCACCCGGAAGAGCCCGAGCGCGACGTGCTGCTGTTTTTGCTGCAGAACGCGCCGCTGGACACCTGGGAGCGCGACATTTTGGAAATTGTCCGCGACGAGGCCTATTACTTCGCCCCGCAACGCCAGACCAAGGTCCTCAACGAGGGCTGGGCGGCGTACTGGCACAGCAAGATCATGACCGAGCGTGCGCTGAAGGCGTCGGAGATCATCGACTACGCCGACCACAACGCCGGCGTGCTGGCCACCGCGCCCGGGCAATGGAATCCCTACAAGGTCGGCATCGAGCTGCTTCGCCACGTGGAAGAACGCTGGGACAAGGGCCGCTTTGGCCGCGAGTGGAACGAGTGCCAGAGCCTGGACGAGCGGCGGACCTGGGATCTGCGGCTCGGCCTGGGCCGCAGGAAGATCTTCGAAGTGCGCAAGCTTTACAACGATGTCACCTTCATCGACGAGTTCTTCACCATGGACTTTTGCCAGCAGCACAAGTTCTTCTCGTTCTCGATGAACGAACGGTCGGGGAACTACGAGATCGACTCGCGCGAGTTCCAGAAGATCAAAAACAAGATCCTCTTCCAGCTCACCAACTTTGGCGATCCGTTCATCCTTGTCGAGGACGCCAACCACGACAACCGCGGCGAGCTTTTGCTGCGCCACCGCCACGAGGGCATCGACCTGGACGTCGAGCACGCCCGCGCCACGCTGGCGGCGATGGGCCGGGTGTGGCGGCGCCCGGTCAATCTGCTGACCGTCGTCGAGGGCAAGATCAAGATGCTCCGCTTCGACGGCAAAGAGCACACGGACAAGACGCTCTGA